In the Magnolia sinica isolate HGM2019 chromosome 15, MsV1, whole genome shotgun sequence genome, one interval contains:
- the LOC131227999 gene encoding probable E3 ubiquitin-protein ligase RHC1A, translating to MSSGRNTHWCYRCRRPVRIRGRDTACPSCDGGFVQQLNEMESVITPDSFGLDADDDRDQRIRMMEAFSALMRQPMLPRNREVDVRGRSGLGFDSSPWLIFRGQFPLPMSEGGIEVLLNGGPGIGLRRANISDYFVGPGLDELIEELTQNDSRGPPPASRSAIDGMPTVKITQRHLRGDSHCAVCKERFELGSEAREMPCNHIYHSDCIIPWLVQHNSCPVCRHELPPQGSSSSQARLSSQSSSSGRRTSGANSTNGRDGENRGRRNRFSFLWPFRSTSSNSRRESGLSTHARE from the coding sequence ATGTCAAGTGGCAGGAATACACACTGGTGCTACAGATGCAGGCGACCAGTTCGCATCCGGGGGCGAGACACAGCCTGCCCTAGTTGTGATGGAGGCTTTGTGCAACAACTCAATGAGATGGAAAGTGTTATCACTCCGGATTCCTTTGGTCTGGATGCTGACGATGATCGTGACCAGAGGATTAGGATGATGGAAGCTTTCTCAGCTCTGATGAGGCAGCCAATGTTACCGAGAAATCGTGAGGTTGATGTTAGAGGGAGATCCGGGCTAGGATTTGATTCCAGTCCTTGGTTAATCTTCCGTGGCCAATTTCCTTTACCCATGTCTGAAGGTGGGATTGAAGTTCTCCTCAATGGCGGTCCAGGTATTGGGTTGAGGCGAGCTAACATTAGCGATTACTTTGTGGGCCCAGGGTTAGACGAACTAATCGAAGAACTCACTCAGAATGATTCCCGGGGGCCACCTCCTGCTTCCAGGTCTGCAATTGATGGGATGCCGACTGTAAAGATCACTCAGAGGCATTTGCGTGGAGACTCGCATTGTGCTGTTTGTAAAGAAAGATTCGAGTTGGGTTCTGAAGCACGAGAAATGCCATGTAACCATATATATCACTCCGATTGTATTATCCCATGGTTGGTTCAGCACAACTCCTGCCCTGTTTGTCGTCATGAATTGCCGCCACAGGGCTCTAGCAGTTCTCAAGCAAGATTGAGTAGTCAAAGTTCCAGCAGTGGCCGTAGAACCAGTGGTGCAAACAGCACCAATGGCAGAGATGGAGAGAATAGAGGGAGGCGCAATCGGTTCTCCTTTTTGTGGCCGTTCCGTTCAACAAGCTCTAATTCCCGTAGAGAATCAGGTCTCAGCACCCATGCGCGGGAATAA